The Chitinophagales bacterium genome has a window encoding:
- the aceB gene encoding malate synthase A: MSTSSGTSQLIEGVEIKAAVSDVFAEILTPEALSLVAKMHRKFNKRRKELLAKRQERQKEIDNGKFPDFLPETKEIRESEWTCAPQPKDLLDRRVEITGPVDRKMVINALNSGAKTFMADFEDSNSPSWNNNINGQINLRDAINKTITFENPTKGKSYKLNDKVATLLVRPRGWHLVEKNILIDGEPVSGGLLDFGLYFFHNAKTLIKNGSGPYFYLPKMESHLEARLWNDAFVLAQDELGIPQGTIKATVLIETILASYELNEILYELREHSAGLNCGRWDYIFSYIKRFRNHKEFMTPDRDQITMTVPFMHAYSLLVIQTCHKRGVHAMGGMAAQIPIKNDEEANAKAIQKVVADKEREAKDGHDGTWVAHPGLVKVAMDVFDKYMPNPNQLDKKRADVNVSAKDLIEIPEGTISETGLRKNINVGVLYIESWLRGNGAAAIYHLMEDAATAEISRTQVWQWLHYGAKLDDGRTVTEELYKELLPQELAKIKAYVGDDAFHNGKFEKATQLFDALVMQDEFEEFLTLSAYEFIQ; the protein is encoded by the coding sequence ATGTCAACTAGTTCAGGAACAAGTCAATTAATAGAAGGTGTAGAAATTAAAGCCGCAGTAAGCGATGTCTTTGCTGAAATTTTAACTCCTGAAGCATTGAGCCTGGTGGCGAAAATGCACCGAAAATTTAATAAGAGAAGGAAAGAACTGCTTGCTAAGCGGCAAGAGCGGCAAAAAGAAATTGACAATGGTAAATTTCCTGATTTTCTGCCAGAAACAAAAGAAATAAGAGAAAGTGAATGGACTTGCGCACCACAACCTAAAGACCTTTTAGACCGGAGAGTTGAGATTACCGGTCCTGTTGATCGCAAAATGGTGATCAATGCCTTAAACTCCGGAGCCAAGACTTTCATGGCAGATTTTGAAGATTCCAACTCTCCTTCATGGAACAACAATATCAATGGGCAGATCAATCTGAGAGACGCCATCAATAAAACCATCACTTTTGAAAATCCTACCAAAGGCAAAAGCTATAAGCTGAACGATAAAGTAGCTACTTTACTGGTACGTCCCAGGGGTTGGCATTTGGTCGAGAAAAATATTTTAATAGACGGAGAACCTGTAAGTGGTGGTCTTCTGGATTTTGGACTTTATTTTTTCCACAATGCAAAAACACTGATCAAAAACGGAAGCGGCCCTTACTTCTATTTGCCAAAAATGGAAAGTCATTTGGAAGCCAGGCTTTGGAATGATGCTTTTGTGCTGGCTCAAGATGAATTGGGTATTCCACAGGGAACAATCAAAGCAACAGTGCTGATTGAAACAATTTTGGCCTCTTATGAGCTTAACGAAATACTTTACGAACTGCGCGAACACTCAGCAGGACTGAATTGCGGAAGATGGGATTATATTTTTAGCTATATCAAACGATTCAGAAATCACAAAGAATTCATGACTCCTGACCGCGATCAAATTACCATGACAGTTCCTTTTATGCATGCCTATTCACTTTTGGTGATTCAAACCTGCCACAAGCGCGGTGTGCACGCAATGGGTGGAATGGCAGCCCAAATTCCTATTAAAAACGATGAGGAAGCCAATGCCAAGGCCATTCAAAAAGTAGTGGCCGATAAAGAGCGTGAAGCCAAAGACGGACATGATGGTACCTGGGTAGCACATCCTGGGCTGGTAAAAGTGGCAATGGATGTTTTTGACAAGTACATGCCTAATCCTAATCAATTAGATAAAAAAAGAGCAGACGTCAATGTTTCAGCCAAGGATTTGATTGAAATTCCAGAAGGAACAATCTCTGAAACCGGCCTGAGAAAAAATATTAATGTAGGAGTATTGTACATTGAATCTTGGTTGAGAGGCAATGGTGCTGCTGCTATCTATCATTTGATGGAAGATGCTGCTACTGCTGAAATATCAAGAACTCAAGTCTGGCAATGGCTGCATTACGGTGCTAAATTGGACGATGGAAGAACTGTTACCGAAGAGCTGTACAAAGAATTGTTGCCACAGGAATTGGCCAAAATCAAAGCCTATGTGGGAGATGACGCTTTTCACAATGGTAAGTTTGAAAAAGCAACACAATTGTTTGATGCACTGGTAATGCAAGATGAATTCGAGGAATTTTTGACTTTGTCGGCTTACGAATTTATCCAATAA
- a CDS encoding isocitrate lyase, producing the protein MKNPQSSYVSALETVQKLKEKYGEAWREINPEYVARMYTQNRFKTGLEIAKYTAAIMREDMAAYDADHSKYTQSLGAWHGFVAQQTMIAVKKHHKTTKGRYIYLSGWMVAALRSEFGPLPDQSMHEKTTVVNLIAEIYDFLKQADATELNDLFRRKAAGEDVQDLIDNFETHVVPIIADIDAGFGNEEATYLLAKKMIEAGACAIQVENQVSDAKQCGHQDGKVTVPHEDFIAKLNAIRHAFLELGVEDGIIVARTDSEGASLTQKLPVSMEPGDLASQYLDFVDAEEVSIDEVNDNDVLLKRNGKLVRPVRLSNGLYRFKAGTNIDRVVLDCITSLQHGADLLWIETPTPDVEAIAAMVNRIKEQAPHAKLVYNNSPSFNWTLNFRQQAYRRWKAAGKDLSEYDANDLMNAKYDNSELAIEADQKIKTFQEDSSKVSGIFHHLITLPTYHTTALHMNDLSQGYFGEDGMLAYVGGVQRQEIRKGVSCVKHQRMAGSDLGDDHKEFFAGDKALKAGGTKNTSNQFETAK; encoded by the coding sequence ATGAAAAATCCACAATCTAGTTATGTTTCTGCTCTAGAAACAGTTCAAAAACTAAAAGAAAAATACGGGGAAGCTTGGAGAGAGATCAACCCTGAATACGTAGCACGCATGTACACACAAAACCGTTTTAAAACGGGATTGGAAATTGCAAAATATACTGCAGCAATTATGCGTGAAGATATGGCCGCGTATGATGCAGACCATTCAAAATACACACAATCATTGGGTGCTTGGCACGGGTTTGTGGCGCAACAAACAATGATTGCCGTAAAAAAACACCACAAAACAACTAAAGGAAGGTACATCTATCTGTCTGGTTGGATGGTAGCAGCATTGCGTTCTGAATTTGGTCCTTTACCCGATCAGTCGATGCACGAAAAAACTACTGTGGTTAACTTGATTGCAGAAATCTATGATTTCTTAAAGCAAGCAGACGCAACAGAATTAAATGATCTGTTCCGTAGAAAAGCAGCAGGTGAAGATGTACAAGATCTGATCGATAATTTTGAAACACATGTAGTGCCAATTATCGCTGACATAGATGCTGGTTTTGGTAACGAGGAAGCAACATACCTACTTGCTAAGAAAATGATTGAAGCGGGTGCTTGTGCAATCCAAGTTGAAAATCAGGTGTCTGATGCTAAGCAATGTGGTCACCAAGATGGTAAAGTAACCGTTCCCCACGAAGACTTTATCGCCAAGTTAAATGCAATCCGTCACGCATTTTTGGAATTAGGTGTAGAAGATGGAATCATTGTGGCTCGCACAGATTCTGAAGGAGCAAGTTTAACACAAAAATTACCTGTGTCAATGGAACCAGGAGATTTAGCTTCTCAATATTTAGATTTCGTTGATGCAGAAGAAGTAAGCATTGATGAAGTAAATGATAATGATGTATTGTTAAAACGCAATGGAAAGTTAGTTCGTCCTGTTCGTTTATCAAATGGTTTATACCGTTTCAAAGCTGGAACAAACATTGACAGAGTGGTACTGGACTGTATAACTAGTTTACAACATGGTGCAGATTTACTATGGATTGAAACCCCAACTCCAGATGTAGAAGCTATTGCAGCAATGGTTAACAGAATCAAAGAGCAAGCACCTCATGCAAAATTAGTTTACAACAACTCTCCATCGTTTAACTGGACCTTGAATTTCCGTCAGCAGGCTTACAGACGTTGGAAAGCCGCAGGAAAAGATTTGTCTGAATATGATGCAAATGATCTGATGAATGCGAAATACGATAATTCTGAATTGGCAATTGAAGCTGACCAGAAGATCAAAACATTCCAGGAAGATTCATCTAAAGTATCAGGTATTTTCCATCACTTGATCACTTTACCAACATACCATACTACGGCTTTACATATGAACGATTTATCTCAAGGTTACTTTGGAGAAGATGGTATGTTGGCTTACGTAGGTGGTGTTCAACGTCAAGAAATTCGCAAAGGCGTTTCTTGTGTGAAACATCAGCGTATGGCTGGTTCTGATTTAGGTGATGACCATAAAGAATTTTTTGCTGGAGATAAGGCTTTAAAGGCAGGTGGTACTAAAAACACTTCTAATCAGTTTGAAACTGCAAAATAG
- a CDS encoding DUF1499 domain-containing protein: MSNRYILILISVLPLLFSCSATAPEGLGVFEDKLSDCPASPNCVSTMESEDDEKHYMEPLQFDDLQEARLKVISIIMETPRTEILLQNREYIHAEYTTPILRFVDDVEFYFDTENKLLHFRSASRVGYSDFGANRRRMEKFKKAYLE, encoded by the coding sequence ATGAGCAATAGATATATATTAATACTGATTAGTGTCCTGCCCTTGCTTTTTTCTTGTTCTGCTACAGCTCCCGAAGGTTTGGGCGTGTTTGAAGATAAATTGTCAGATTGCCCTGCTTCTCCCAATTGTGTTTCTACTATGGAGTCCGAAGATGATGAAAAACACTACATGGAACCATTGCAATTTGATGATCTTCAGGAAGCACGTTTGAAAGTGATTTCTATAATTATGGAAACTCCAAGAACGGAAATTTTACTGCAAAATCGCGAGTACATTCATGCGGAATACACCACACCAATCCTTCGCTTTGTAGATGATGTTGAGTTCTATTTTGATACAGAAAATAAGCTGTTGCATTTTCGTTCGGCCTCAAGAGTAGGTTATTCAGATTTTGGAGCCAATAGAAGGCGGATGGAGAAATTTAAGAAAGCATATTTAGAATAA
- a CDS encoding calcium/sodium antiporter, with the protein MDLLLWSVIFIAALALLIKSSDYFIDSAEKFGLYLKLSPVVIGTLILAFGTSLPELITSSLSVLKNESEIVLGNVLGSNIANTCLIFGVILLMKKEKGSLKFLSFKADNWVVLAVTFLLVYLISDALLPAYESFVLLAGFVLYVLYSVWQSRAQELVDDVETVPEAFPINSLLILFASGAGIYFGADYTIQSVVKISDILGVGKDIIAITAVALGTSLPELVVSIVAAKKGSMELAIGNVLGSSIFNILGVTGISTLLGPVVVSENILYPAVPFLIGITVLSFLIIHFNKPHKFFGILFLLLYLLFNLDIIFTFSDKYFGQYF; encoded by the coding sequence ATGGACCTACTATTGTGGAGTGTGATTTTTATTGCAGCACTTGCCTTACTTATCAAATCATCGGATTATTTTATCGATTCAGCCGAAAAATTTGGGTTGTACCTAAAGCTATCACCGGTTGTTATCGGCACTTTGATTTTGGCATTCGGCACTTCCTTGCCCGAATTGATTACTTCCTCTCTATCTGTATTGAAAAATGAATCGGAAATAGTGCTGGGAAATGTGCTCGGTTCGAATATTGCCAATACCTGCCTGATTTTTGGCGTCATCCTCTTGATGAAAAAGGAGAAGGGCAGCCTTAAATTTTTGTCTTTTAAAGCAGACAACTGGGTAGTGCTTGCAGTTACTTTTTTGCTTGTTTATTTGATTTCAGATGCATTGCTCCCGGCTTATGAGTCATTTGTCTTGCTCGCTGGATTTGTGCTTTATGTGCTTTATTCAGTATGGCAATCAAGAGCTCAGGAACTTGTAGATGATGTAGAAACTGTACCTGAGGCATTTCCGATCAATTCATTGCTTATTCTTTTCGCTTCTGGAGCAGGAATTTATTTTGGTGCAGATTATACCATACAATCTGTTGTGAAAATATCAGATATATTGGGTGTAGGTAAAGATATAATTGCAATTACAGCGGTAGCCCTGGGTACTTCATTGCCCGAATTGGTTGTAAGTATTGTAGCTGCTAAAAAAGGAAGTATGGAACTGGCCATTGGTAATGTGCTGGGGTCAAGTATTTTCAATATACTTGGTGTTACGGGCATTTCTACTTTACTGGGACCGGTAGTGGTTTCTGAAAATATTTTATATCCTGCAGTGCCTTTTCTAATTGGAATTACAGTGTTGTCATTTCTGATTATCCATTTTAATAAGCCGCACAAATTTTTCGGCATATTGTTCCTATTGCTCTATTTGCTTTTCAACCTCGATATTATTTTTACTTTTTCGGACAAATATTTCGGGCAATATTTCTAA
- a CDS encoding HTTM domain-containing protein: MLKIFYQKLFEERDSSGIILWRILLGFLLVAEAWGAILTSWMTEKFVEPSFRFTFIGFEFLSMLSGPKMYAYNIVMGFFGLFFMLGWKYRFSAIAYFIMWAGIYFGQKSSYNNHYYLLLLLVGIMIFIPANTYASLDVRKNPALKKLSIPYWTYFVLQMQFAIVYFSAVLAKLHPDWLQAMPLKLWLSYKSDYWLIGPILQQEWMLWLMAYGGIFYDATIIPLLLFRKTRYLALGLTLVFHLSNSAIFQIGIFPFMAISAIVLYWDPTEIKRMFFRKKEKFTPLQMPREITFSRKVLLLCIGFYLCGQIYLPLRHHFYEGNVNWTEEGHRLSWHMMTRSKSGSGYFIVENFRNGKKQRVNTREHLKPHQERAMFKRPDMIWQFSQYLKDYYNEKGMDSIGIYAHTRISLNGRPAQAIVDPNFNLSEVEKWERFKHKEWITELKD, translated from the coding sequence ATGCTGAAAATATTCTATCAAAAGCTTTTTGAAGAAAGAGACAGCAGCGGCATTATCCTCTGGCGAATATTGTTGGGTTTTTTGCTGGTAGCTGAAGCATGGGGGGCGATACTCACCAGCTGGATGACCGAAAAATTTGTAGAACCCAGCTTTCGATTTACATTTATTGGCTTTGAATTTTTGAGTATGCTATCAGGCCCAAAGATGTATGCCTACAATATTGTAATGGGCTTTTTCGGACTTTTCTTTATGCTGGGCTGGAAGTATCGTTTTTCAGCAATTGCCTATTTCATTATGTGGGCGGGAATCTATTTCGGCCAAAAATCAAGCTACAACAATCATTATTATTTGCTGCTGCTACTTGTTGGCATTATGATCTTTATTCCAGCAAATACTTATGCTTCTCTTGATGTGCGAAAAAATCCAGCATTGAAAAAGCTAAGCATTCCCTACTGGACTTATTTTGTGTTGCAGATGCAATTTGCCATTGTTTATTTTTCTGCCGTATTGGCCAAACTCCATCCCGACTGGCTTCAGGCTATGCCTCTAAAACTGTGGCTGTCCTACAAAAGCGACTACTGGTTGATAGGCCCCATTCTTCAACAGGAATGGATGCTCTGGTTGATGGCTTACGGGGGTATCTTTTACGATGCTACCATTATTCCGCTACTGCTTTTCAGAAAAACCCGTTATCTCGCCCTGGGACTTACGCTTGTTTTTCACCTGAGTAATTCTGCTATTTTCCAGATCGGGATTTTTCCTTTCATGGCTATTTCTGCTATTGTTTTATACTGGGATCCGACAGAAATCAAACGCATGTTCTTCAGGAAAAAAGAAAAATTCACTCCTTTACAAATGCCCCGGGAAATCACTTTTTCAAGAAAAGTTCTGTTGCTATGTATAGGGTTCTATTTGTGCGGGCAAATTTATTTGCCGCTGCGCCACCACTTCTACGAAGGGAATGTAAACTGGACAGAGGAAGGACACAGGCTCTCCTGGCATATGATGACACGCTCAAAATCAGGTAGCGGCTACTTTATTGTAGAAAATTTCAGAAACGGTAAAAAACAAAGGGTCAATACCCGTGAGCACTTAAAACCACACCAGGAAAGAGCTATGTTTAAAAGACCAGATATGATCTGGCAATTTTCACAATATCTGAAAGACTATTACAATGAAAAAGGTATGGACTCCATTGGTATTTATGCGCATACACGTATCAGCCTGAATGGCCGACCTGCACAGGCTATTGTTGACCCGAACTTTAATCTTTCAGAAGTTGAAAAATGGGAACGCTTCAAACACAAAGAATGGATTACTGAGTTGAAGGATTAG
- a CDS encoding asparaginase domain-containing protein, which produces MKIRIFVTGGTFDKEYDMINGRLFFKDTHLQEMLKLGRSDLENLSIRTLMMIDSLEMRDEDREMIVTNCKRCLADKIVITHGTDTMVKTALEIAKHKMNKTIVLTGAMIPYTFGSSDGFFNLGSALAFVQTLPDGVYIAMNGKYFKANNVMKNRKTGYFEELNTEV; this is translated from the coding sequence ATGAAGATCAGGATTTTTGTAACAGGAGGTACATTCGACAAAGAATATGATATGATCAATGGCCGCCTGTTTTTTAAAGATACCCATTTGCAGGAAATGTTGAAGCTGGGCAGGAGTGATTTGGAGAATCTTAGTATTCGTACTTTGATGATGATCGATAGCCTCGAAATGCGGGATGAGGACAGGGAAATGATTGTAACCAATTGCAAAAGATGTTTGGCAGATAAAATTGTTATCACACACGGCACAGATACTATGGTGAAAACCGCACTGGAAATCGCCAAACATAAAATGAATAAAACCATTGTATTGACAGGCGCAATGATTCCCTACACCTTTGGCAGTTCCGATGGGTTTTTCAATTTGGGCTCTGCTTTGGCATTTGTGCAAACCTTACCCGATGGCGTGTATATTGCAATGAATGGCAAATATTTCAAAGCCAATAATGTGATGAAAAACCGCAAGACCGGTTATTTTGAAGAATTAAACACAGAAGTTTAA
- a CDS encoding transglutaminase family protein, translated as MNETSPIDKKYLEPTKYVDSDHPAIIKKAEEIVAGLNNDKDKAVALYYFVRDSIRYNPYEIDLSEEALKASTVFKRGYGFCVEKANLLAAFARSQGIPARFGFADVKNHLSSPRLIKALRSEVFAFHGYTELFINGKWVKATPAFNRELCVILNVKPLEFDGEEDSIFQEFDSDGKAFMVYLKDHGIFHDIPRAYMIEVLQKHYPHLFTSGNISFSETGDQYFFKT; from the coding sequence ATGAATGAGACAAGCCCGATTGACAAAAAATACCTGGAGCCTACAAAATATGTAGATTCCGATCATCCTGCAATTATAAAAAAAGCAGAAGAAATTGTTGCCGGGCTCAATAATGATAAAGACAAGGCCGTAGCACTCTATTATTTTGTTAGAGATTCCATTCGCTACAATCCCTATGAGATTGATCTGAGCGAAGAAGCATTGAAAGCCAGCACTGTATTTAAAAGGGGCTATGGGTTTTGTGTGGAAAAGGCCAATCTGCTGGCCGCTTTTGCGCGCTCACAGGGCATTCCCGCCCGCTTTGGATTTGCGGATGTTAAAAATCACCTGAGTTCTCCCAGGCTTATCAAAGCACTGCGATCCGAGGTTTTTGCTTTTCATGGCTATACCGAATTGTTTATCAATGGAAAATGGGTAAAAGCCACACCTGCTTTCAATCGCGAACTTTGTGTGATTTTGAATGTAAAACCTCTGGAATTCGATGGAGAGGAAGATTCTATATTCCAGGAATTCGACAGCGATGGAAAAGCATTTATGGTTTATTTAAAAGATCACGGTATTTTTCACGATATCCCCCGTGCCTATATGATTGAAGTATTGCAAAAGCATTATCCGCATTTGTTCACTTCCGGAAATATCAGTTTTTCGGAAACAGGGGATCAATATTTCTTTAAAACTTGA
- the rpmB gene encoding 50S ribosomal protein L28, protein MARICDLTGKATVSGNRVSKSNRKIKRKFYPNLQKKRFYIPETDEWMTLKVSTKAIRAINKKGMYQYLRELEKKGDIVVI, encoded by the coding sequence ATGGCAAGAATATGTGATTTAACAGGAAAAGCTACGGTTAGCGGCAATCGCGTGTCGAAATCAAACCGCAAGATCAAGCGTAAATTTTATCCCAATTTGCAGAAAAAACGCTTTTATATCCCTGAAACAGATGAGTGGATGACCCTGAAAGTTTCTACTAAGGCGATCAGAGCAATCAATAAAAAAGGCATGTACCAATATCTTCGCGAATTGGAGAAAAAAGGTGATATCGTAGTAATATAA
- the rpmG gene encoding 50S ribosomal protein L33, translated as MAKKSKGNRIQVILECMEQKESGVPGISRYITTKNRRNTPDRMELKKYNPYLKKKTLHKEIK; from the coding sequence ATGGCTAAGAAATCAAAAGGTAACAGAATACAGGTAATTTTAGAATGCATGGAACAAAAAGAGAGTGGTGTTCCAGGTATTTCAAGATATATTACCACTAAGAACAGGAGAAACACCCCTGACAGGATGGAATTGAAGAAATACAATCCCTACCTGAAGAAAAAAACACTTCATAAAGAAATCAAATAA
- a CDS encoding DUF4295 family protein — MGKVSKNARTDRGKFSGEKNMVKVVKAVKNKNGAYSFKQKVMHKDTVKDFLNQK; from the coding sequence ATGGGAAAAGTAAGTAAGAACGCAAGAACCGACCGTGGTAAATTTTCCGGAGAGAAAAACATGGTCAAAGTAGTAAAAGCCGTGAAAAACAAAAACGGAGCATACAGCTTTAAACAAAAAGTAATGCATAAAGACACGGTAAAAGATTTTCTGAATCAGAAATAA
- the ftsY gene encoding signal recognition particle-docking protein FtsY encodes MALFGFFSKDKEEEKEKLDKGLEKTKSSFFSKMAKAVAGKTTIDEEVLDELEDVLISSDVGLQTTVKIIENIEKHVAENKYFGTDELNNILKAEVEKILDIDGYKDHSDIDTVLTKKPYVIMVVGVNGVGKTTTIGKLAYQFKSAGKKVVMGAADTFRAAAVDQLTIWSERVGVPIVSKGMGADPASVAFDSIKSAQAQDADVVLIDTAGRLHNKIGLMNELSKISNVMKKVIPDAPHEILLVLDASTGQNAIEQAKQFTAATKVNALAITKLDGTAKGGVVLGIVDQFKVPVKYIGIGEQKEDFQLFNKSAFVDSLFNKA; translated from the coding sequence ATGGCATTATTCGGTTTTTTTTCGAAAGATAAAGAGGAAGAAAAAGAAAAATTAGACAAGGGGCTTGAGAAAACAAAAAGCAGCTTTTTCTCAAAAATGGCCAAGGCTGTGGCCGGCAAGACCACCATTGACGAAGAAGTGCTCGATGAACTGGAAGATGTGCTGATCTCATCAGATGTTGGTTTGCAAACCACTGTAAAGATTATAGAGAATATTGAAAAGCATGTTGCTGAAAATAAATATTTCGGTACGGATGAGCTCAATAATATTCTGAAAGCAGAAGTAGAGAAAATTCTGGATATTGACGGATACAAAGATCACAGTGACATTGATACTGTGCTTACCAAAAAACCTTATGTTATAATGGTAGTGGGCGTAAATGGTGTTGGCAAAACCACTACGATTGGTAAGCTGGCTTACCAGTTTAAATCAGCAGGTAAGAAAGTGGTGATGGGTGCTGCTGATACTTTTCGGGCTGCTGCTGTAGATCAGTTGACCATTTGGTCGGAAAGGGTAGGAGTCCCCATTGTGAGTAAAGGAATGGGAGCAGATCCGGCTTCAGTGGCTTTTGACAGTATAAAATCCGCACAGGCACAGGATGCAGATGTGGTACTGATCGATACGGCTGGTCGATTGCACAATAAAATCGGTTTGATGAACGAACTTTCTAAAATTTCCAATGTAATGAAGAAAGTGATTCCTGATGCTCCGCATGAAATATTGCTGGTACTCGATGCTTCCACAGGTCAAAATGCCATAGAACAAGCCAAACAATTTACTGCTGCTACAAAGGTCAATGCACTGGCCATTACAAAATTAGACGGTACGGCAAAAGGTGGCGTAGTACTCGGAATTGTAGATCAGTTTAAAGTGCCGGTAAAATATATCGGTATTGGTGAACAAAAAGAGGACTTTCAGCTTTTCAATAAGTCAGCATTTGTTGATTCGCTTTTTAATAAAGCATAA
- the rimO gene encoding 30S ribosomal protein S12 methylthiotransferase RimO: MKTGKIAQDKVNVITLGCSKNLVDSEVFMGQLRANNVDVVHQSDQEDSNIIVINTCGFIDLAKEESVNTILQYSEEKRKGNIEKLFVTGCLSQRYKDDLEKEIPEVDAFFGTMELPLLLNKFNIDYKHELLGERVITTEMHYAYLKISEGCNRTCTFCAIPLMRGKHVSKPIDELVAECKKLAAKGVKEIMLIAQELTYYGLDIYKKRALTELLQALSGVEGIEWIRLHYAYPHKFPLEIIDEMARNPKICNYLDMPLQHISNNVLAQMKRQITADDTTELITAIRNKLPRIALRTTMLVGFPGETEADFEALCDFVRETRFERLGVFAYSHEESTGAFDLEDDVPDEVKQDRVSRLMEIQSEISFELNQNKIGKTYKVLFDRKEGGYFVGRTEFDSPEVDNEVLVSAKDDYVRIGDFAEIEITDAEEYDLYGKVLKNE, encoded by the coding sequence TTGAAAACAGGAAAAATTGCGCAGGATAAAGTCAATGTAATAACTTTGGGATGTTCCAAAAACCTAGTGGATTCCGAAGTCTTCATGGGACAGCTGCGCGCCAATAATGTAGATGTAGTACACCAAAGCGATCAAGAGGACAGCAATATCATTGTCATCAATACCTGCGGTTTTATCGATCTGGCCAAAGAAGAATCGGTCAATACCATTTTACAGTATTCGGAAGAAAAGCGAAAAGGAAATATAGAGAAACTCTTTGTTACAGGTTGTCTGTCGCAGCGCTACAAAGATGACCTGGAAAAGGAAATTCCCGAAGTAGATGCATTTTTCGGCACCATGGAGCTGCCGCTTTTGCTCAATAAATTCAATATCGACTACAAACACGAATTGCTGGGCGAAAGGGTGATTACTACTGAAATGCACTATGCGTATTTGAAAATTTCGGAAGGTTGTAATCGTACCTGTACTTTTTGTGCCATCCCGCTGATGCGCGGCAAACACGTTTCCAAACCTATTGACGAACTGGTGGCGGAATGCAAAAAACTGGCTGCAAAAGGCGTGAAAGAAATTATGTTGATTGCCCAGGAACTGACCTATTATGGCCTGGATATTTACAAAAAACGCGCACTTACAGAATTGCTGCAAGCCCTTTCAGGAGTTGAAGGCATAGAATGGATACGCCTGCATTATGCCTATCCGCATAAATTTCCGCTGGAAATTATTGATGAAATGGCGCGCAATCCCAAGATTTGTAATTACCTGGATATGCCTTTGCAGCACATCAGCAACAATGTACTGGCGCAAATGAAAAGACAGATCACAGCGGATGATACGACAGAGCTGATAACGGCAATCAGAAATAAATTACCGCGTATTGCACTTCGAACTACAATGCTTGTTGGCTTTCCCGGTGAAACTGAGGCTGACTTTGAGGCCCTCTGTGATTTTGTGCGGGAGACAAGATTTGAGCGATTGGGTGTATTTGCCTATTCACATGAGGAAAGTACAGGGGCCTTTGATCTGGAAGATGATGTGCCTGATGAAGTTAAACAAGATCGCGTTAGCCGGTTAATGGAAATCCAATCTGAAATTTCCTTTGAGCTCAATCAAAATAAGATTGGAAAAACATACAAAGTGCTTTTTGACCGAAAAGAAGGGGGCTATTTTGTGGGCAGAACAGAATTTGATTCTCCCGAAGTTGATAATGAAGTGCTGGTTTCTGCTAAAGATGACTATGTAAGAATTGGTGATTTTGCAGAAATTGAAATTACCGATGCAGAAGAATACGACCTTTATGGAAAGGTGTTAAAAAATGAATAA